In Equus asinus isolate D_3611 breed Donkey chromosome 13, EquAss-T2T_v2, whole genome shotgun sequence, one DNA window encodes the following:
- the GALK1 gene encoding galactokinase, translating to MAASRQPQAGELLAEARRAFREEFGAEPELAVSAPGRVNLIGEHTDYNQGLVLPMALELLTVLVGSPRADGLVSLLTTSEDADEPRRLQFPLPTAQRSLEPGTPRWANYVKGVIQHYPAAPLPGFSAVVVSSVPLGGGLSSSASLEVATYTFLQQLCPDSGAVAARAQVCQRAEHSFAGVPCGIMDQLIALLGQKGHALLIDCRSLETSLVPLSDPKLAVLITNSNVRHSLGSSEYPLRRRQCEEVARALGKESLREVQLEELEAGRELVSKEGYRRARHVVGEIRRTAQAAAALSRGDYRAFGRLMVESHHSLRDDYEVSCPELDQLVEAALSAPGVYGSRMTGGGFGGCTVTLLEASTASQVMQHIQEQYSSTATFYLSQAADGAKVLHL from the exons GCCGCTTCGAGACAGCCCCAGGCCGGGGAGCTGCTGGCCGAGGCCCGGAGAGCCTTCCGGGAGGAGTTCGGGGCCGAGCCCGAGCTGGCCGTGTCGGCGCCGGGCCGCGTGAACCTCATCGGGGAGCACACGGACTACAACCAGGGCCTGGTGCTGCCCATG GCCCTGGAGCTTCTGACCGTGCTGGTGGGCAGTCCCCGGGCAGATGGGCTTGTCTCCCTCCTCACCACTTCTGAGGATGCTGATGAGCCCCGGCGACTGCAGTTTCCACTGCCCACAGCCCAGCGTTCGCTGGAGCCCGGGACCCCTCGCTGGGCCAACTATGTCAAGGGAGTGATTCAGCACTACCCAG CTGCCCCCCTCCCTGGCTTCAGTGCAGTGGTGGTCAGCTCAGTGCCCCTGGGGGGTGGGCTCTCCAGCTCGGCATCCCTGGAGGTAGCCACGTACACcttcctgcagcagctctgcccaG ACTCGGGGGCAGTAGCTGCCCGGGCCCAGGTGTGTCAGCGGGCCGAGCACAGCTTCGCAGGGGTGCCCTGTGGCATCATGGACCAGCTCATCGCACTGCTGGGGCAGAAAGGCCACGCGCTGCTCATTGACTGCAG GTCCCTGGAGACAAGCCTGGTGCCGCTGTCGGACCCCAAGTTGGCCGTGCTCATCACCAACTCCAACGTCCGCCACTCACTAGGCTCCAGCGAGTACCCCCTGCGGCGGCGCCAGTGTGAGGAAGTGGCCCGGGCTCTGGGCAAGGAGAGCCTTCGGGAGGTGCAGCTGGAGGAGTTGGAGG CTGGCAGAGAGCTGGTGAGCAAGGAGGGGTACCGGCGGGCACGGCACGTGGTGGGTGAGATCCGGCGCACGGCCCAGGCAGCGGCTGCCCTGAGCCGTGGAGACTACAGAGCCTTCGGCCGCCTCATGGTGGAGAGTCATCACTCACTCAG GGATGACTATGAGGTGAGCTGTCCGGAGCTGGACCAGCTGGTGGAGGCCGCACTATCTGCGCCCGGGGTTTATGGCAGCCGCATGACGGGTGGCGGCTTTGGTGGCTGCACGGTGACCCTGCTAGAGGCCTCCACTGCATCCCAAGTGATGCAGCACATACAG GAGCAGTATAGCAGTACCGCCACCTTCTACCTCTCCCAGGCAGCCGACGGTGCCAAGGTGCTGCACTTGTGA